From Polynucleobacter sp. AP-Sving-400A-A2:
AAGGATCTTCTGCAAACGCATCGGATACATGACGGAAAATTTTTGATGCTAAATCATCCTGGCCGTTATAGGGATCCAAAATGGGGCCCACCCATTTGCCATCAACCCCTACCTCTTGAGCCATGGCATTAATAGTCAGATCACGACGCTCTAGGTCTTGCTCTAGCGTGACAGTTGGGTCGGCATAAAACAGAAAGCCTTTATAGCCCTTACCCGTTTTACGCTCTGTGCGAGCCAAGGCATATTCAGCCTGAGTCTCTGGATGCAGAAAGACGGGGAAATCTTTGCCTACCGGACGATACCCCTGAGCAATCATCTCTTCTACGCTAGAGCCCACCACCACATAATCAATGTCGTGCACCGGCAAACCCATGAGGGTGTCCCGAATAGCGCCACCGACTGCATAGATTTTCATCGACTTATTTCATGCCTTCAAGTGTGCGACGGCTGATGCCAAACACTTTACTCAGAGCATCCAATCTGTTTGACGGCAGAATATTAGGTAATTGCATTGAGGCAATATTGTCACGAGACATTAAAGTCGGAACTGGTAAAAACTCAAAGGCCAAAGCCTGAAGATAACCAACAAAATCTGGTACAGGAATGATCACGCATTTTGTATCGACTTTGAGCGCAGCAAATTCCACAATCTCTTTCATAGTGTAGACCGTAGGCCCAACCAAATCATAAGACTCACGAATCGTCGATGGCATTTTCAGAGACTTGGTAAATGCACTGGCTACATCATCTACACTTACTGGCTGAAACTTTGCGCCTGAGTTTGCCAAAGGCATCGCTGGAAATAATTTCGTTAATTTGGCAAACAAATTAATAAACTGATCTTGTGCACCAAAGATGACTGAAGGTCTAAAAATAGTCCAGTCGAGATTGCTAGCTTTTACTGCAGCCTCGCCATCACCCTTGCTGCGCTGATACATCGATGGGCCATGAGAATCCGCGCCCAATGCACTCATATGCAAGTAACGCTTGAGACCATTCATCTGCATCGCGGTGATGATGCTTTTTGGGAGATCAACGTGTGCCGCTTGGAATACTTTTCCATATGGCTCTGCTGGCTTGTCATGTAATACGCCTACCAAATTGATGACGGCACCGCTAGGCTGGATTCGTGAGCAAAGCTCTTGCAAAGAGTCAAACTCATGCACATCAGCATCTTCTAAATGTATCTTTGGCAACATGCGTAATTCACGTGCGGATGCTAAGTGCCTTGTCGGCAGTAATACAGAGTAGCCCTCTGCTTGTAATTGGGCAGCCAGGACTCTGCCTACAAAACCGTTACCGCCAATTAGCAGAATGTCATATTTCATAAAAATCCCATCTCGTTAAGTTACTAGGGCAGCTCAGAAGCGTTTGCCGCCTTAGGAGTGATCACCCCTAAGCGCTGCTTTAAAGATTGTGTCTGACCATGCATTACAGATGAATAGTATGTTGCATTAGCCAACACGTTTTTTACGTAGGTACGTGTCTCATTGAACGGGATGGTTTCCGCAAAAATGGCACCCTCTGTTGGACTGGTCAGCTTTTCCCGCCAAGTTTTAGAGCGTGAGGGGCCGGCGTTATAGGCTGCTGAGGCTAACACCCATGAACCATCCAGGTCCACTAAAACCATATTTAAGTAATTACTGCCCAAGGTCAGGTTGGTATTGGTATCAGAGAGCTTGTCATTGGTATAGGAGGTCATGCCAATCTTCTTGGCTACATACTTTGCTGTGTTTGGCATCACCTGCATCAAGCCTGAAGCACCTACCGAGGAAGAGGCATTCATAATGAAGCGTGACTCTTGACGAATCAACCCATAAGTCCAGGCTAAGTTCAAATCAATTTGCTTTGCAATCGGCGATAGCTCGTCACGATAGGGTGTTGGATAGCGCAAACTGAAATCATGCTCTTGCTTTGTACGGTCTGCAGTATTGACAACGCGATCATATAGACCAATACGCTTGGCGTACTCAGCAGATGCTAGCAGTTGCTTGTCAGTCATATTGCGCAACTCCCAGTTCCACTCGCGATTGCCTTCAAAGCGTAAGTTCATGGCATAGAAACGCTCACCCCTGATAAAGCCTTTGCGCTGAGACATCACTTCGATTTCTGCATCACCAACCTTAGTACGTGCGGGCACATGATTTGATTTACCAAGATCTTCTCGTGCAAGCTGCCCATAGAAATTATATTGATCGGCAACGAGCTCAAGGCTCTCGCGCGCCTTTTCATTTTGTCCATCCGCCTTCAATGCACGCGCATACCAGTAGGTCCAGGCAGGATCTTTACTACGTACCGCAGGATTCATGCCTTCAATCGCATTCTTTACCAGCGTCCAATCCTTAGCGCGCAAGCCTGCACGCACCTTCCACTCCTGGCCTTCAGTGGAGAGCAGTTCGTTATAGCCCAGCTCTTGTTGAAAACGGTAGGCATCATCTGCATTGGGGTCTAATTTCTTTGCAAGGAACTGACCAATGACACCCCAAGCTACGGCTTGATTCTCTTTGCTGTAGCGTGCTGCATTTTGTGAAAAATCTTTAAATGCTTTTGCAGGATCCGCTTTAGCGGCCTTCACAATCTCAGCAACAGGATCTTCGCCACCCAAGCGACGGGACATCGTATCAAAACCCATTTCACTAGCAGCGCGACCGATTGCCTTTGCTTCACTCTGCGTCATACCTCCTGCACCAGCCAAGGCAGGTACCAATTCTTGACAGGCCTGACCAAAATAACGTGGATCCAATAATATTGCGCGTGCGTCAATCGTTACTTTGGTTGGATTCTCGCCTTGAGCTAATTTTGACTGCAGTGAATAGCATTTCACCTGGGTGTCATCATCTAAAGCAAACTTAGGATATTCAGTATCAAAACGCGACCAATCTTTTCGCTTACCCAAAACGAGTAACCAGTCATTACGCATCCGATCGGCTAAAGCCGTACCTTGATATTGATTTAGAAAAGCCACCACCTGAGAATCTGCATTGCTATCAGCCCGTGCGCCACCAGCACTATCAAATAACTGGGGCTTAATACGGAAATAAGCTACATAGTCGTCATAAGGATAATTGGAGAGGCTAGCGGCTAATGTTTGTGCACGAGCTACGTCATTTCTTTTAGCAGCTTCGCGTAGCTCAATAAAAGTACGATCACCTTCAGTGATCTCAAAGGCTGCAATCCTACTTTCTTTAGTGGGAATGGTTTTCTTGGCTTTTTCCGCAAAAATGCTGGGCGCAGAAACTGCAAGGGCTAGAAATAGAATCCCGCCCACAATTTTTTGCCATCCACTAAGAACGTCAAACTTCTTTTTCACCGTCACACCTTATCGATTTACTATATCTCTCAATTTTCGCCTGATAATGGTCTATATGCACGGCAATTCTCCAAAATCGCTACGGCAAGACTTACTAGCCCAAAGGAAACAGTTTGCGGCTAGCGCAAGCTATTCCATCACTCAAGAAGGGATTTCGGCTGGCCTAGCAAGTTTTCTGGCTGACCATGACACCCGAGTTCAATCCATTGCCTTGTATTACCCCATACAAGATGAGCTTGATTTACGACCTACATTGTTAGCTTGGGCCAAGAGCAAGGCAGGTAAAACCTTAGCCCTCCCCTTTGCGCGCCCGGATAAGCATTTAGATTTCTATACCTGGCAAGAGGGGGACCTACTTATTCCAAGCCGCCACGGCGTGCCAGAGCCCGACCCCAATAACCCCCGCAGACCTCAAATCACTCCAGACTGTATTTTGATTCCCTGCGTTGGCTGGTCGCAATCCAAGGTGGGCGATAAAACCCATTATTGGCGGCTGGGGTATGGGGGCGGCTACTTTGATCGCACTTTAGCGCAATTACGTAAAGCCAAGCCAAACCTACTGTGCGTAGGGATTGGCTTTGATTGGCAAAAGTTAGATGATGCGCAGTGGCAAGCTCAAACACATGATGAGCCCTTAGATGCCATGCTGACTGAGTCAGGCTTAGTAATTACTTATTGAGACTGAGATTGTCAGCAATGGCTAAAACCGCATCAGCCTGATTTAGTGAGTAAAAATGCAGTCCAGGTGCACCTGCGACTAAAAGCTGGTCGCAAAGATCGGTAACCACCTCTTCACCAAACGCACGAATCGAGGCAGTGTCATCGCCATAAGACTGCAGACGCAAACGAATCCAACGTGGAATTTCTGCGCCGCAGGCATCTGAGAAGCGTAGCAACTGAGTACTATTGGTAATCGGCATGATTCCAGCAATCACCGGCTGAGTCACACCTAACTCATATGCCTCATCGACAAAACGGAAATAAGCATCGCTGTTATAGAAATACTGAGTCACTGCTGAATTAGCTCCAGCCTTCATCTTCTGTACAAAAAAATCGACATCCGTTGCTGGTGACTTGGCCTGAGGATGGCATTCCGGATAGGCAGCGACATCGATGTGAAACCAGTCGCCAGTTTCGATACGAATAAATTCAACCAATTCATTTGCATGATGGAACTCGCCATACTGACCCATGCCAGATGGTAAGTCGCCACGCAAAGCTACGATACGCTTAATACCTAAAGCCTGGTATTGCTTCAACATCTCGCGCACGCTCTCACGCGAGCTACCAACACAAGATAAGTGGGGAGCAACCGCTGCACCAGCAGCGTGAATATCACTCACCACTTTTAATGTGCCAGATTGAGTAGAGCCACCGGCACCAAAAGTCACAGAATAAAAAGCGGGCTTGAGTGTTTCACTAAAACGCTCGCGCACGAGATGTAACTTATTCTCACCTTCAGGTGTTTTTGGAGGGAAGAATTCAACGCTTAATTCCATGATCTTGGGCCTGTGTCTCTATTTCTCTATTGAACAATATCTAGCAAGGAGCAGATTAATAACGATAGTGATCGGTCTTATAAGGACCTTCCTTCGTCACACCAATGTAAGAAGCTTGCTGATCTGACAATGCAGTTAGCTGAGCATTCAATGTCTTAAGCTGCAAACGCGCAACCTTCTCATCCAAATGCTTAGGCAAGGTATACACACCAACTGGATATTTATCTGTACCAACGGCATTCCACAATTCGATCTGCGCAATTACTTGGTTCGCAAATGAAGAGCTCATGACATAAGATGGGTGACCTGTTCCGCAACCCAAGTTCACTAAGCGGCCCTTAGCCAAGATGATGATGCGCTTCTCAGGATTGCCATTAGCTGCTGGGAAAATCACGTGATCTACTTGTGGCTTAATTTCTTCCCACTTGTATTTCTCGATACCAGCAACATCAATCTCATTATCGAAGTGGCCAATGTTACAAACAATAGCTTGGTTCTTCATCTTAATCATATGGTCATGTGTAATCACATGGTAGTTACCAGTTGCCGAAACAAAGATATCTGCCTTATCTGCAGCGTAATCCATTGTGACAACGCGATAACCTTCCATCGCAGCTTGCAATGCGCAAATTGGATCCACTTCAGTCACCCAAACTTGAGCTGACAAAGCACGCAATGCTTGAGCTGAACCTTTACCTACGTCGCCATATCCACAAACTACTGCAACCTTGCCGGCAACCATCACATCGGTAGCGCGCTTGATCGCATCAACTAAAGACTCGCGGCAACCATAGAGGTTGTCGAACTTGCTCTTGGTAACAGAGTCATTGACGTTAATAGCTGGGAACTTTAATTCACCTTTAGCAAACATCTGATAAAGGCGATGCACACCCGTAGTAGTTTCTTCTGTAACACCCTTAACTTTTTCTAAACGAGTGGAATACCAAGTTGGATCTTGCGCCAATTTCTTTTTAATGGCCGCAAACAAAATCGTTTCTTCTTCGCTCGTTGGATGATTCAAGCAAGCTTGATCTTTTTCAGCGCGTGCACCGAGGTGCAATAGCAAAGTCGCATCGCCACCGTCATCCAAAATCATATTAGTGAAGCCGCCATCAGCCCACTCAAAAATACGGTGGGTGTAATCCCAGTATTGCTCAAGCGTTTCACCCTTAATCGCAAACACCGGCGTGCCGTTAGCAGCAATCGCTGCAGCAGCGTGGTCTTGTGTAGAGAAAATATTGCAAGATGCCCACTGCACCTCAGCACCAAGAGCTTCAAGCGTCTCGATCAAGACTGCAGTTTGAATGGTCATGTGCAATGAACCAGTAATGCGCGCACCACGCAATGGCTGCTGCGCTGCGAACTCATCGCGAATTGCAATCAGGCCCGGCATTTCAGTTTCAGCAATGGCGATTTCTTTACGGCCAAAGTCAGCCAAAGAAATATCGGCAATAGCGCAACGAGTTGCTACGAAGTTGTTTAAATCGGAAACGGTACTCATGAATGCTCCAGCTAAATACGATCCAACGCTGGAGTAGAAACTCGCTAGCCATTGAATCATGGGTTAGCGAGCGCAGTTGCAATTAGCAAACTCTGGGCTTACCTAAGAGTTCACTCCCTTCAAGCCTGGGGAAACACTGGTTCTCAGCATTCCTTGCAACGCTCCTTGAAGGTATGACGAAATTGTAATCAATTTCGCCATATTTCGCCTCAATACAAAACATACTGCCAATTTACTACCTAGAAAGCAGATTACAAGCCAGCAGCCGCACGTAATGCAGGCGCCTTATCGCACTGCTCCCAAGTAAACTCCGGCTCTTCACGACCAAAGTGGCCATAAGCAGCAGTCTTACGATATATAGGGCGCAGGAGATTCAACATCTTGACGATACCCTTTGGACGCAAATCGAAGTGCTCCGATACCAGTTGCGCAATCTTCTCGTCTGAAATCTTGCCAGTGCCGTAGGTGCTCACCATCACCGAAGTTGGTTTAGCCACACCAATCGCATAAGAGATCTGAATCAAGCACTTGCTTGCTAAACCTGCAGCAACCACATTCTTAGCCACATAACGACCAGCATAGGCAGCAGAACGGTCAACTTTGGAAGGATCCTTACCGGAGAACGCACCACCACCGTGAGGAGCTGCACCGCCGTAGGTGTCCACAATAATCTTGCGACCTGTTAGACCACAATCGCCTTGCGGGCCACCGATCACAAATCGACCTGTTGGGTTCACCAAGAAGTTAATTGCACCTTTGATCAAATGCTTTGGCAATACGGGTTTGATGATTTCTTCGATCACTGCTTCGCGCAATTTCTCAAGAGAAATTTCTTCATCATGCTGCGTGGAAAGAACTACGGTATCGATTGAGTCAGGCTTGCCATCCACGTAACGCAAGGTCACCTGAGACTTGGCATCTGGGCGCAGCCAGTTCAAACGGCCATCACGGCGCAATTGAGATTGACGCTCTACCAAGCGGTGTGACAAATGAATCGGCAAAGGCATGAGCTCTGTAGTTTCATCACAAGCATAACCGAACATCAAGCCTTGGTCGCCAGCACCTTGGTCCAGACCGTCGTCATGCGCCTTATCTACACCCTGAGCAATGTCGGGACTTTGCTTGTCATAAGCGACCAATACGGCACAACCTTTGTAATCGATACCGTAGTCAGTGTTGTCGTAACCAATTTCACGCAAAGTATTACGAGCAACTTGGATGTAATCCACATTAGCGTTTGTAGTGATCTCACCAGCCAAAACTACTAGCCCGGTGTTACACAGAGTTTCCGCAGCAACACGCGCAGTTGGGTCCTGAGCCAGGATCGAATCCAAGATGGCATCAGAGATTTGGTCTGCTACTTTATCGGGGTGACCTTCAGAAACGGATTCTGAGGTAAAGAAGTAATCATTTGCCATTGCATATTCCTTTAAAAATTAACACGATCTATGGGACAACTCGACGTGCCAGGAATTTCAACGGCGACGCTTTAGCAGAATTTATGAATCGCCCTGCAAGTTGCCTTAACTCAGCGATGTATGAATTCTATCCGAAAAACGCCTTATTCATCAAGCATTACCTGAAATTTGGCCCTAGTGCCGGCATTGAATATCATTAGAGGGTGCGTAAACTCCTTCTCAAGCTAATCCTCGCTGCAATAGCTGTTCTGCCCTTATTCCTAGTTCAGCTTATTGGAGCTGCCTTAGGGATATTGGCCTATGTAGGATCCAAGCAATATCGATCATTTTTTCGCCCTCAATATGAGGCGGCCGTTAAAAGCCACCATCTCCCACTACAAATCTGGGCTGCCACGGCGGCTTCAGGACAGCTCTTCTCAGACAGCTTGTGGATTTGGCGCAATCCCAAAAAAGTACTTTCCCTGGTTGAAATACAGGACTGGGATCTAGTCGAGGCAGCTATTAATGAAGGTCATGGCCTAGTGATGCTTACGCCGCACCTAGGCGGCTTTGAAATCATTCCCCGCGTATTGGCTCAGCACTTCCCAGCCACCATCCTCTATCGCCCCTCACGCCAAGAATGGCTCAACGAAGTAGTTGAAGAGGGTCGCGCTTATCCCAATATGCATTTCGTACCAACTAATTTGAATGGTGTTCGTCAAATGACGCGGGCACTCACTCGGGGCGAAGCTATTGGCATTCTTCCAGATCAAGTTCCGAGTGGCGGTGAGGGCGTATGGGTACCCTTCTTTGGGCGCTTAGCGTATACAACTCCACTGCCAGCACGCTTAGCGAATCGTAACAACACACCTGTTGTCATGTTTACCGCTAAACGTAAAGGGCTCGGTAAAGGCTGGCTCATGCAAGCAACGAGACTAGAGCCGCTTTCTGAAGATTCCACACTGGCAGCTGCCGAATTGAATATTGCCATTGAGAATGCAATTCTGCTTGCACCCAATCAATTCATCTGGGCCTACAACCGCTACAAACATCCAAGCGGAGCAGAATTACCACCAAGCAATTAGTTAATAAATTGATGATTTATTCGACATGATCTGGTTACAAAATGTTTTTAATTTTCTAGCGCTGAGCTTACTGCGCCTGTTTGCATTTTTACCGTATGGCCTCACCATTCAGACTGGCTACGGTCTCGGCTGCTTAGCAGCACACATACCTAATGAGCGTGCCAAGGTTGTTAAAACCAATCTACGCCTGTGCTTTCCAAATCTGAGCAAAGATGAAATAGATGCACTTGCGCTAGAGCACTGGAAGTTATTTGGGCGTAGCGTAATCGAGAGAAGTCGTATTTGGCTTGGTAGTGGCAAACAAATTACTGATATCGTCACGATCAACTCTGCTATTACTTTAGGTGATCGCAAGCCACGACTCCTGATTAATCCCCACTTTGTTGGACTTGAAGGTGGCTTTATGGCTCTCTCCGTTTTAGCAAGTGAGCATGACTGGCCACGTGGTGCTGGTCTCTATCAAAACATGAAGAACCCCTTCTTCAATCAAAAAATGATTGAATGGAGAAATCGTTTCGGGGGGAAATCCATTGAGAGACAAAGCCGCTTACGTGATTTGATTCGAGAAATTCAAACAGGGAACTTTATTTTTATTGCACCTGATATTGATCTCGGTCCACGCGACTCTGTTTTTGTACCCTTCTTTGGCATTCAAACCAATACGATTACTTCAGTCTCGCGCTTAGCTAGACTCAGTGGCGCAGAAGTCTGTCTCATGACCACCACTTTGAATCCTGATCGTAAAGCCTATATCTGCAATATCAGCGCCCCACTTCCCAACTTCCCAACAGATGATGTGCAAGCGGATACCGCGCGCCTGAATAAATACATTGAAGACCTTGTTCGAGAAAGGCCGGCAGAGTACTATTGGGTACATAAACGTTTTAAGCATCGGCTGTCCGGCGAGCCAAGCCTTTATAACTAATTGGAATTCTTTTGAGCACGAATGTAAATAAGTCCGCGCGCACATTACGCTTCACCAAAATGCATGGTGCTGGTAATGATTTCATTGTGCTCAATGGTATCGATCAAGATCTCAGCAATGTCACGCGTGAGCAATGGCAAAAACTAGCCCATCGCCAGTTTGGTATTGGCGCCGATCAAATTCTACTGGTTGAAAAAGCCACGCGCCCTGATGCTGATTTTCGTTATCGTATTTTTAATTCGGATGGTGGTGAAGTTGAGCAATGTGGCAATGGCTCACGTTGCTTTGTACGCTTTGTACTTGACCAAGGCCTATCCACGAAGAATCCCTTACGCGTTGAAGTAGCACATACCGTACTAACACTCCAATCTCATGAAGATGGTCAGGTGGAAGTGGATATGGGTGCGCCAATTTTTGAACATAGCAAGATTCCATTCGATGCGGGTGTCTTAGCCAGCAAACAAGAGTTTCATGAAATGCTCTATGCACTGCCTATTAAAACCCCCGCTGCACACGACAGTTGGATCGGCGTCGTATCGATGGGCAATCCTCATGCAGTGCAAGTAGTAGGTGATGTCGATAGCGCACCCGTTCTTGAAGAAGGTCCATCAATCGAAAAGGATGCGGCATTTCCAAAAAGAGTCAATGCAGGCTATATGCAAATTCTGAATCGTCAGGAAATCAAGCTGCGTGTTTTTGAGCGTGGTGCTGGCGAGACCCTCGCTTGTGGCACTGGCGCATGTGCTGCAGTCGTCTCCGGTATTCGTCGTGGCTTGCTCGACTCCCCAGTCAAAGTGCATACCCGTGGTGGCGATTTACAAATTACCTGGGGTGGCATGATCAATGAAGTGGCTCAGCCTGTCATCATGACTGGCCCCGCGATTACCGTGTTCGAAGGCGAAGTAAACATCTAAGAGTGGAGCTATGCAGCCCCTGGAACTGCTATTGAACTAAATGCCGTATTTCTCGCGATAGGCTTTCACAGCTGGTAGGTAACTTGTTAGCTCGGTATTGCTGGAGGCGGTTAAGAAAGCCATCAAATCTGCCAAGTTCGCAATTGCTACAACTGGCAAGCCAAATTCTTGCTCCACCGCCTGGACTGCTGACTTATCGCCAATGTCAGTAGCAGTTCCTGACTTCTCCATACGATCCAAGGCAATTAATACTGCTACAGGCTCAGCACCCGCATCACGAATAAGTTTGACGGACTCTCGCACAGACGTCCCCGCAGAAATCACATCATCAATGATGACCACCTTACCTTTGACTGGGGCGCCCACCAATGAACCGCCCTCACCATGATCTTTGGCTTCTTTACGGTTATAAGCATAGGGCACATTACGACCAGCATCAGCCAATGCGATTGCTGTTGCTGCGGCCAATGTAATGCCTTTATAAGCCGGTCCATAGAGCATGTCGTACTTGAGGCCAGACTCTTGTAAAGCGTTGGCGTAATAGTTGCCCAGCGCCCTTAAACGGATACCGTCATTAAAATCACCCGCATTAAAGAAATAAGGGGAAAGACGCCCAGCTTTAGTTTTAAACTCCCCAAACGACAAAACATTTGCCTCTAGGGCAAATTGAATAAAGTTATTTTGATTAGAATTTTTTGAGCTCATAGGCCTATATGTTACGCATCATTTCTGCCAACCTCAACGGTATCCGCTCGGCGGTCAAAAAAGGCTTCTTGCCTTGGGTTGTAAAGCAAAAAGCGGACTTTGTTTGCATGCAGGAGCTTAAGGCTCAGCAGGATGATCTAGAGGATGCCATCCTCAATCCAGACGGCCTGCATGGCTTCTTTCATCATGCTGAGAAAAAGGGTTACAGCGGCTGCGGCATCTATACCCCACACAAGCCCGATGAGGTGCTCTATGGGTATGGTAATGAGGAGTTTGATGCTGAGGGGCGTTATGTCGAAGCTCGGTTCAAAAAGCTTTCAGTCATCTCGGTATACATGCCCTCAGGCTCAAGCTCGCCAGAAAGGCAAGAGGCTAAGTATCGGTATCTGGATTCTTTCTTGCCGCACCTAGTAGAGCTCAAGAAATCAGGGCGTGAGATTGTGCTGTGTGGCGACGTTAATATTGCCCACAATGAGATTGACCTCAAGAACTGGAAAGGCAATCTCAAGAACTCGGGATTTTTGCCAGAGGAGCGCGCTTGGCTAACAAACCTGTTTGGTAAAGTCGGCTATGTAGATGTTTATAGAAAGCTAGAGCCTGAGGCTACTGATACCTGCTACACCTGGTGGAGTAATCGTGGTCAAGCATACGCCAAGAACGTAGGTTGGCGTATCGACTATCACATCACCACCCCAGGGATTGCAGCAAGCGCTAAGAATACTGCTGTGTATAAAGATGAGCGCTTCTCAGATCACGCCCCACTGACAGTAGATTACGACTGGTCTATTTAGAAACCTGCGAGTCGTGCTTTTTAAATTCAACCACTTTGAAATGAATAGTGAGCCAAATCAGAATTAGGACCGGCGCACCAATAATTGCGGTACTGATAAAAAAGTTTGAATAACCAAAGTGATTTACAAACACGCCTGAGAATCCAGCCAGCCACTTTGGCAACAAAAGCATCATCGAACTAAACAAGGCGTACTGGGTTGCAGAGTACTGAATATTCGTCAATGCCGATAAGAAGGCAATGAAGGCTGCCGTTGCAATACCAGAACTCAGATTGTCAGCAGAGATGACCCAGATCAAACCCTGCAAGTCATGGCCCTGCGTGGCAAGCCAAGCAAATAACAAATTGCTAACAGCCGATAAAATCGCACCTAGAAACAAAATCCGCATCACGCCGAAACGCAAAGTGAGCACGCCTCCAACAAAGGCGCCGACCAAGGTCATCACGACACCAAAGACCTTACTCACTGCTGCTACCTCATCTTTGGTATAGCCCATGTCAACATAAAACGGGTTGGCCATAATCCCCATCACCACATCACTAATTCGGTAGATGGCAATTAAAGACAAAATCAAAATAGCGTGCCAACCATAGCGCTTAATAAAGTCTGCAAATGGCTCAATCAAAGTTTGATGTAGCCATGCTTTTGCATTGCGTGCTTTTGCAAGCTCAATACGAACGGGCTCTTTACTAAACAAAGTAGTGACCACACCCACACCGATAGAGAGCGCCATACAAAGATAAGCAAATTGCCAGGCAGCTGGATCATAACCAGCGATACCAGATTCAGCGCGGGCAGCCAACCAGAGAACACCAGCACCAGACCAAATTAAAGCTAATCGATACCCTGTTTGGTAAGTGGCCGCCAGAGCCGCTTGGTGATCACTATCTGCAGACTCGATCCGAAAAGCATCTAAAGCAATATCTTGAGTGGCAGAGCCAAAGGCAACCAGGAGTGCACACCACACAATCGGTGTCAGTTGAACCTTGGGGTCAATACTTGCCATACCGACTAGGCCAAGAACAATCAACAATTGCGCAAAAAGTAGCCAGCTACGCCTTCTGCCAAATGATCTTGAAAGTAAGGGGATGGGTAATCGATCCACCAAAGGCGCCCACATCCACTTAAACGCATAAATCAAGCCAACCCAGGTGAGGTAACCAATCGTGCTGCGATCAATGCCAGCCTCTCTAAGCCAAAAGCTCAGCGTTCCTAAAATCAGTAATAGCGGCAGGCCTGCAGAGAATCCCAAAAAGAGCATTCGAAGGCAAGGCCATTCGAGGTAAACCCGAAAATCCTTTAGCCAGGACTGAAGGGTACTAAGCACGTCGAACGCGGAACAGCGCTAGGCTTCCAAAAAGATTAGGCATCAAGGTAACTTGCCGCCCTTCATGCA
This genomic window contains:
- a CDS encoding 5-formyltetrahydrofolate cyclo-ligase; its protein translation is MHGNSPKSLRQDLLAQRKQFAASASYSITQEGISAGLASFLADHDTRVQSIALYYPIQDELDLRPTLLAWAKSKAGKTLALPFARPDKHLDFYTWQEGDLLIPSRHGVPEPDPNNPRRPQITPDCILIPCVGWSQSKVGDKTHYWRLGYGGGYFDRTLAQLRKAKPNLLCVGIGFDWQKLDDAQWQAQTHDEPLDAMLTESGLVITY
- a CDS encoding transglycosylase SLT domain-containing protein, with product MGGILFLALAVSAPSIFAEKAKKTIPTKESRIAAFEITEGDRTFIELREAAKRNDVARAQTLAASLSNYPYDDYVAYFRIKPQLFDSAGGARADSNADSQVVAFLNQYQGTALADRMRNDWLLVLGKRKDWSRFDTEYPKFALDDDTQVKCYSLQSKLAQGENPTKVTIDARAILLDPRYFGQACQELVPALAGAGGMTQSEAKAIGRAASEMGFDTMSRRLGGEDPVAEIVKAAKADPAKAFKDFSQNAARYSKENQAVAWGVIGQFLAKKLDPNADDAYRFQQELGYNELLSTEGQEWKVRAGLRAKDWTLVKNAIEGMNPAVRSKDPAWTYWYARALKADGQNEKARESLELVADQYNFYGQLAREDLGKSNHVPARTKVGDAEIEVMSQRKGFIRGERFYAMNLRFEGNREWNWELRNMTDKQLLASAEYAKRIGLYDRVVNTADRTKQEHDFSLRYPTPYRDELSPIAKQIDLNLAWTYGLIRQESRFIMNASSSVGASGLMQVMPNTAKYVAKKIGMTSYTNDKLSDTNTNLTLGSNYLNMVLVDLDGSWVLASAAYNAGPSRSKTWREKLTSPTEGAIFAETIPFNETRTYVKNVLANATYYSSVMHGQTQSLKQRLGVITPKAANASELP
- the ahcY gene encoding adenosylhomocysteinase → MSTVSDLNNFVATRCAIADISLADFGRKEIAIAETEMPGLIAIRDEFAAQQPLRGARITGSLHMTIQTAVLIETLEALGAEVQWASCNIFSTQDHAAAAIAANGTPVFAIKGETLEQYWDYTHRIFEWADGGFTNMILDDGGDATLLLHLGARAEKDQACLNHPTSEEETILFAAIKKKLAQDPTWYSTRLEKVKGVTEETTTGVHRLYQMFAKGELKFPAINVNDSVTKSKFDNLYGCRESLVDAIKRATDVMVAGKVAVVCGYGDVGKGSAQALRALSAQVWVTEVDPICALQAAMEGYRVVTMDYAADKADIFVSATGNYHVITHDHMIKMKNQAIVCNIGHFDNEIDVAGIEKYKWEEIKPQVDHVIFPAANGNPEKRIIILAKGRLVNLGCGTGHPSYVMSSSFANQVIAQIELWNAVGTDKYPVGVYTLPKHLDEKVARLQLKTLNAQLTALSDQQASYIGVTKEGPYKTDHYRY
- the metF gene encoding methylenetetrahydrofolate reductase [NAD(P)H], giving the protein MELSVEFFPPKTPEGENKLHLVRERFSETLKPAFYSVTFGAGGSTQSGTLKVVSDIHAAGAAVAPHLSCVGSSRESVREMLKQYQALGIKRIVALRGDLPSGMGQYGEFHHANELVEFIRIETGDWFHIDVAAYPECHPQAKSPATDVDFFVQKMKAGANSAVTQYFYNSDAYFRFVDEAYELGVTQPVIAGIMPITNSTQLLRFSDACGAEIPRWIRLRLQSYGDDTASIRAFGEEVVTDLCDQLLVAGAPGLHFYSLNQADAVLAIADNLSLNK
- a CDS encoding complex I NDUFA9 subunit family protein, producing the protein MKYDILLIGGNGFVGRVLAAQLQAEGYSVLLPTRHLASARELRMLPKIHLEDADVHEFDSLQELCSRIQPSGAVINLVGVLHDKPAEPYGKVFQAAHVDLPKSIITAMQMNGLKRYLHMSALGADSHGPSMYQRSKGDGEAAVKASNLDWTIFRPSVIFGAQDQFINLFAKLTKLFPAMPLANSGAKFQPVSVDDVASAFTKSLKMPSTIRESYDLVGPTVYTMKEIVEFAALKVDTKCVIIPVPDFVGYLQALAFEFLPVPTLMSRDNIASMQLPNILPSNRLDALSKVFGISRRTLEGMK